A genomic segment from Cumulibacter soli encodes:
- a CDS encoding nitrate/nitrite transporter produces MSATASSSDSSSNASLTTSALGSTTATTRSGNPWFQLTLATIGFAVNFWAWALLSPLGPLFRANGTLGDITEGQVSLLVAVPVIVGSIGRIFIGGLTDKYGGRLMFPLVTGATIIPVLLIGFWAQGSLAAILVMGFFLGIAGTSFAIGVPFVNAWFPPAKRGLAIGIFGAGMGGTAISALTTVPMYENIGDTAPFVICAIVLAVYGVFAWFFMRDAPGRVAPTTSLMSRIVANSKLPITWQASILYAVAFGGYVAFSVYLPVYLRNAYGLEPADASNRMAGFVLIAVIGRPLGGWLADRLGSIRVLGAVFAVVAVCAAIASSNPPLENFGTIVFLLLALALGVGSGAVFALIAQATEPSRVGGVTGIVGAAGGLGGFVPPLIMGAIYGLTSSYQWGLWLLAITSALTLLLTLTVVRKTRARVDAAPH; encoded by the coding sequence ATGAGCGCGACTGCATCGAGTTCAGACAGTTCCTCCAACGCCTCTCTCACGACCTCCGCCCTCGGCAGCACCACCGCAACCACCCGCTCGGGCAACCCGTGGTTTCAACTCACGCTGGCGACCATCGGATTCGCGGTCAACTTCTGGGCTTGGGCGCTGCTCAGCCCGCTTGGGCCGCTCTTTCGCGCCAACGGAACACTCGGCGACATCACCGAGGGCCAGGTATCGCTGCTCGTCGCGGTCCCGGTCATCGTCGGGTCGATCGGACGTATCTTCATCGGCGGGCTGACCGACAAATACGGCGGACGCCTGATGTTCCCCTTGGTCACCGGCGCCACGATCATCCCGGTACTGCTCATCGGATTCTGGGCCCAAGGCTCACTCGCGGCGATTCTCGTCATGGGATTCTTCCTCGGCATCGCAGGAACGTCGTTCGCCATTGGCGTCCCCTTCGTCAACGCGTGGTTCCCGCCGGCCAAGCGCGGCCTGGCGATCGGCATCTTCGGTGCGGGCATGGGTGGTACCGCGATCAGCGCCCTCACCACCGTGCCGATGTACGAGAACATCGGCGATACGGCGCCCTTTGTCATTTGCGCGATCGTTCTGGCGGTGTACGGCGTATTCGCCTGGTTCTTCATGCGCGACGCTCCGGGGCGGGTCGCGCCCACCACCTCGCTGATGTCGCGGATCGTCGCCAACTCCAAACTGCCGATCACCTGGCAGGCCTCGATTCTGTACGCGGTCGCATTCGGCGGGTACGTCGCGTTCTCGGTTTATCTGCCGGTGTACCTGCGCAATGCCTACGGACTCGAACCCGCCGACGCATCCAACCGGATGGCCGGATTCGTGCTTATCGCGGTAATCGGTCGCCCACTGGGTGGATGGCTCGCCGACAGACTCGGCTCGATCCGGGTGCTTGGGGCAGTCTTCGCCGTCGTCGCCGTTTGTGCGGCAATCGCATCTAGTAACCCGCCGCTGGAGAATTTCGGCACGATCGTCTTCTTGCTGTTAGCCCTCGCGCTCGGCGTCGGATCGGGCGCGGTATTCGCTCTCATCGCGCAAGCCACCGAACCCTCCCGGGTGGGTGGTGTCACCGGGATCGTCGGCGCAGCGGGCGGACTCGGCGGTTTCGTGCCACCGCTGATCATGGGCGCGATCTACGGCCTCACCAGTTCTTATCAATGGGGCCTCTGGCTGCTGGCCATCACCTCCGCGCTGACCCTGCTGCTTACCCTCACGGTGGTTCGCAAGACCAGGGCGCGAGTTGACGCGGCGCCGCACTGA